The window CCAGTGCATGCACGAGGTCCACATGTTTGTGTCCACCTGTCCCGGCATCGACGCCACAGTGGCCGCCGAGCTGCTCAACCACCTCCTGGAGTGCATGCCCCTAAACGAAGACCATCTCCAGGACGTGCTGATGGATCTAATCACCGACACGTCTGGGAGCACGTGGCACGGCAGCGGAGACCCGCTGCGTTCTGCGCTGGCCTCCCCTGGAGGAAGGAGTGTGTCCAGCGGCTCGTCCTTCTCGCCGGCCCCCTCCAGCGCATCCAGCGAGGACCTGTGCTCCGACCTGGAGGACACAGACGGCGAGCACAACCAGAGCACCACGGAGGCTATGGAGAGCAGGGAAGCTCTGAGCATTCCCACGATAACGTGCCCCAGGTCTATGTGGAGACCCTGGTAGGGGCTCATGTGTGTGGATGGGCCTTACCCTTACTTACCCTTACCGAAAGGAAAAACTCCACCCCAAAATGAACACTTAATAATCACCTACTTCTGCAATGAATTTCTTCCTTGGAATTATGCCTGGACTTTCTGAATTGATTACCAGGAATACCAGGAAGACCACAGAACAAGTCTGCAGCCGGAGTTTTCGGTTTTGTGGATGAACTGCTGATCAAGAGTGGATGTTTCCTTCCTCACAACTTCACCACTAAAGATCAAGAAGGCAGAAGCCCCTgtttgatgtactgtatacgGGACCAGTATGGGTACAAGAGAGCTCTTTtagaaacaaatcaaagttTGGCAGTGCCTCtgattaatataaatattttttatcgtATTTCGGAGAGACCAGtttagtggaaccttggttagcatcattcattggtccCAGAAGGTCCGatggacgctaaccaaatcagtttttccaaaagaaatagaaatgtaaatccaattcatctgttccagaaagccaaaaatgttacgcacgtttttatagtttgacacgcagaaaacaatttcaaatgcatataaatataataaatggtGAAAGGAATGggtaaatgagcatttaaggttattGTTACCTTCGtacccaaagacacaatgtggcagtgagatcaacaccactgaattcaagaaagttATTTCCTGAATTCAGTAACGTTTGttgaggtaaaagtaacctggaatgtttatttatcccttctgtcaattgtatgcatttagaattgttttatccATGCAAAATTAttattgcaaaactataaaaacgtgttttgtgtaacATTtgtgagagtcaaccgctgatgacatcatagacgggcgacgtagcTGACAACCGGTTTGTTAGCCATTTTGTTAGCTATCTAGCCAATCGGATGCTTGTTTTTTCGCtacaaaatacattaagaacgcaGCAgaactcacgcagtgtattaaccaCATGCCATGCTGTACGCTAAcaggagaatgcacgcaaaccgaggtaaAACTGTGGCGGCAATTTtctatgttaactgaaaaacacgctaacccgggggggacgctaaccgaggttccactgtagtttatCTGTCCAGTAACCTCCTTTAGAATATTGCGTTGCTAAGATGTGTAGACGTCCGATTAAAAAGATTGTACAGACGATACTTTAAGTGTAACGTGACTCAATATGCAGGTTTTCACTAAAACTGTCTTACTTTGAATTGGTGAAGAAAATCACACTGTAGGGATGGAAAAATGACACACATAAGATACTGTCACAACTGTGTGGAAGGATATTGACAGATTTGAGGTAGAATTGTGAAGCATGCCTTCAAACCAATAGTTCTTCATGTGGAACTGATATTAAAAGACTGGGTTGACTTTTTCTGTCTTGAATCTGCGCTGCTAACGCttcaaacacacaaatgatccaaaaccaaaaacacctgCAACAGGAAAATGCAGCATATGCCAAAAACAAAACCCCCTAAAACCACTAAATGAGAGAAAGGCTGCAAGTTAACGGAACAAGAATGAAGTTTATAGACGaccaaaaacaaagaacaatgtACATTTTCATTGTGCCAACTTTCTAGTGGGGCATCCCGCTCATACCTAACTTccgttttgtttatttaatgtgTTGTTTCCGTTTAATGTGTTGTGGGGCTTTGTGTGTGGGTTtcggcatttgcagcatttttcttttgcatttgctcGTGTTCCTGCACCTTTTCTCCCCTCTGCATTTGTcttatggtgtttgtgtgtttttggttttggatcatttgatGCTTTTGCCGCTGCCGGCTGCTGTCCGAATCGTTGTTATTTGGTATTTCATTACACATTACAGcacaatatgtaaatattaatacattgctCCTTGCTACCTATGGTGGGtttcaattaattcattcattagtaATGGGtcgtttgtggttgactatagtaaaaaaatatattgaaagacaagtcttCTGTATAATTTTGGTGTTAGGCATCAGgattgttacattgatgagacattgaccttcacactgcatgaagtcagccatggcttgtccgacatgatagagtgaaaacaaattctcctcccattctgtgtggaagtggtaattttttggcttcttacttggtccttcttccccacaccATTTGAAATCTTTTCTTAAGGTTAGAATAAATAATTTGGAGGTTAGCgagttagctcagtagcatgCTATGCCTAAGGgcaatgtaaacaaagaataatacagGTTTAAGGCGACTACgcaggtgttatttcatgtctacagagcttgAATAATGGTAAACAAGTATATTTAGAAAGTatgccatttattaatattgaatcttacttattcacttatcgtggtcgggacctcgatgaacgagggatgactgtacatataTGCATGAATTATTAAGGAATATATTTTGAACAAACGTGATAGATtgtgacattactttacattactatttttttctttgattttatttctacaacgtAAAAAACACCTATTTCAGACAATTATCTCTTCCCCTTAGAAAATGAGGTACAGTGCTTCTGCAAAAATTTGTAACTTCCGATACTAGAGCTGGTATTACAAACACTTCTTTCCAGCCTCCATGCTCAAAATTGAGCAgtgaccagtgtgtgtgtgtgtgtgtgtgtgtgtgtgtgtgtgttcccatTGACACCTCTCCAAGCGTCCCTCCTCTCACCTTAGATCAGATGAGCTCATTGGCAAACTGCTGTTAGATCCTGTGTGGATTGTAAGGAACCACCATAAGAATCTTGTCCTTCCTGTTGGACAAAACTCATCGTGAAAAAAACCCCCATCATATTTATTCCAGTCGCTCTGCGTCATTTATATTCGGCGACACTGACGTTACGCATCACTCACGGAGGCTGGCGGTCCCCGGCTTGTGCCATGAAGACTTTCCTGGAAGAGTGCCTGGTGGTGGATGGGTGTGAAAGTGGCAGGAAACACGCTGGAAAAAGGAGACGCAGTGATCAAAGCAGGCAAGCGTCAAAGCCTGCAGAGCTGAAAAGACCTTAGAGAGGATATAAGGTGGCTCAGGTTCTTCAAAGAAAGAAACACACACCATTGCACGCATTGTACATACACTGACACACCTCTACAGTGTTTCTCAATATTGCACATGTGTGCCTTAGCTctggccacaacaaaaggccactccaaaatgtgcagttttatcacacagcagcgAAACCCGTCAGAAACTATCCAACCTCCACGGGACCGGAGGGCTCTCCGTGCATCAACTGTGGGTGGGCGTACGAATTGTGGGTCAAAGTTCAGCAGAACGCAACAGTTGGCCCGAGAGAGATTTAACGGGCGGTAAGCAGCATATGGCGCTGAAACGGATCCCTGGGGAGCCCAGCCGCCCGCAACTGTCTTTGACTGAGAGAGAACAATCACTTCCAACCGGACAGCCACATCAACTGTGTGGAGGGGGTTTGCATTGAGGAAACATTAATGAAAGGCATGTTTTATGGTGGTGTTTTataaaagaaaatgacaaaCATATACTCCACTAACCATTATTGCCTGGTGTGCATACGGTACATAGATCCTGTTTGTACATTTTGAAGTGGACAATGTTTTGTGCGGCTATCATTAATACTGTACGGTATACTGCACATTGTGTTGCTGCTAGTGAAACGGacgatgctccgatcagggttttatgctgccaattccgatttAATGATGAGTGCAATTGGCCAGGCtcgccattagacaattccaagtaATGTCCATTAAACACCAACACacatagtgtttggaggacaagacatagagcaatgttacaaaatgttgaaatatgtcaAATCAAGTCggtgattaattctatctgataaagaACGACTTGAACTTGAATTTGATACCTTGTTCACTTCTCTAgcccaaaatattaaagaagttagagcagattTTACACCGGAAAATTGTGCCTTTGGTTCGAGTCaaaacaaaagctgtgatcaacCCACGGACCATGGCAAGTACGTACTACAAAatcataataaatgataataacatataataaaataacaataaaaacaataataagaagatgaaataataaaaaaaataacttaggctgtgaaaatggtcagatttgaatgaaatggcatctgcagatagatattaaagtgaatcaATA is drawn from Dunckerocampus dactyliophorus isolate RoL2022-P2 chromosome 12, RoL_Ddac_1.1, whole genome shotgun sequence and contains these coding sequences:
- the her13 gene encoding hairy-related 13 isoform X2 translates to MHLPDMRTWRELLSVMLQVRKPLVEKKRRARINESLQELRGLLDDSDLHSKMENAEVLEMTVKKVEGILKNRSQEADMQSHDASERFAAGYIQCMHEVHMFVSTCPGIDATVAAELLNHLLECMPLNEDHLQDVLMDLITDTSGSTWHGSGDPLRSALASPGGRSVSSGSSFSPAPSSASSEDLCSDLEDTDGEHNQSTTEAMESREALSIPTITCPRSMWRPW
- the her13 gene encoding hairy-related 13 isoform X1, which codes for MAPSGQLGKEEECCKADRKVRKPLVEKKRRARINESLQELRGLLDDSDLHSKMENAEVLEMTVKKVEGILKNRSQEADMQSHDASERFAAGYIQCMHEVHMFVSTCPGIDATVAAELLNHLLECMPLNEDHLQDVLMDLITDTSGSTWHGSGDPLRSALASPGGRSVSSGSSFSPAPSSASSEDLCSDLEDTDGEHNQSTTEAMESREALSIPTITCPRSMWRPW